The Glycine soja cultivar W05 chromosome 3, ASM419377v2, whole genome shotgun sequence genome window below encodes:
- the LOC114407520 gene encoding ATP-citrate synthase alpha chain protein 2 isoform X3, whose amino-acid sequence MARKKIREYHSKRLLKEHLKRLASIDLQILSAQVTESTDFTELTDQHPWLSSTRLVVKPDMLFGKRGKSGLVALNLDIAQVAEFVKARLGVEVEMGGCKAPITTFIVEPFVPHDQEFYLSIVSERLGSTISFSECGGIEIEENWDKVKTIFLPTEKPLTPEACAPLIAILPLEIRGTIGDFIMGVFAVFKDLDFSFLEMNPFTLVNEKPYPLDMRGELDDTAAFKNFNKWGNIEFPLPFGRILSPTESFIHSLDDKTSASLKFTILNPKGRIWTMVAGGGASVIYADTVGDLGYASELGNYAEYSGAPNEEEVLQYARVVIDVKIISNVLLKTPMAVREPFLLEVA is encoded by the exons ATGGCGAGGAAGAAGATCAGAGAGTACCACTCCAAGAGGCTTCTCAAGGAGCATCTCAAACGTCTCGCCTCTATCGACCTCCAAATCCTCTCAGCTCAG GTGACAGAATCTACGGATTTCACTGAGCTGACAGACCAGCATCCATGGCTTTCGTCAACCAGATTGGTCGTCAAGCCAGACATGCTGTTCGGGAAGCGCGGCAAGAGTGGCTTAGTTGCTCTCAATTTAGACATAGCTCAAGTCGCCGAGTTCGTCAAAGCACGCCTCGGCGTTGAG GTTGAGATGGGAGGTTGCAAGGCGCCTATAACCACTTTTATTGTCGAACCGTTTGTTCCTCACGACCAAGAGTTTTATCTGTCTATTGTTTCTGAAAGGCTTGGCTCCACTATCAGCTTCTCCGAATGTGGCGGCATTGAAATTGAAGAGAATTGGGATAAG GTCAAAACTATATTCCTTCCGACGGAAAAACCATTGACTCCGGAGGCATGTGCGCCATTGATTGCTATACTTCCTTTGGAG ATTAGGGGGACAATTGGCGATTTCATAATGGGTGTGTTTGCTGTCTTCAAAG ATCTGGACTTCAGTTTTTTAGAGATGAATCCATTTACACTGGTGAATGAAAAGCCATATCCACTGGATATGAGAGGGGAATTGGATGACACTGCCGCATTCAAGAACTTCAACAA GTGGGGTAATATAGAATTTCCATTGCCTTTTGGAAGAATTCTGAGCCCTACAGAAAGCTTCATTCATTCCTTGGATgataag ACAAGTGCATCATTGAAATTTACTATATTGAATCCGAAAGGACGCATATGGACAATGGTAGCAGGAGGTGGTGCAAGTGTAATTTATGCTGATACG GTTGGAGATTTAGGCTATGCATCAGAGCTTGGAAACTATGCTGAGTATAGTGGAGCTCCGAATGAGGAGGAGGTGTTGCAGTATGCAAGAGTTGTAATTGATGTAAAGATCATATCcaa TGTGCTACTGAAGACCCCGATGGCCGTAAGAGAGCCCTTCTTATTGGAGGTGGCATAG
- the LOC114407520 gene encoding ATP-citrate synthase alpha chain protein 2 isoform X1, with product MARKKIREYHSKRLLKEHLKRLASIDLQILSAQVSIHQLFNMSVLFCSVLNLDSSQVTESTDFTELTDQHPWLSSTRLVVKPDMLFGKRGKSGLVALNLDIAQVAEFVKARLGVEVEMGGCKAPITTFIVEPFVPHDQEFYLSIVSERLGSTISFSECGGIEIEENWDKVKTIFLPTEKPLTPEACAPLIAILPLEIRGTIGDFIMGVFAVFKDLDFSFLEMNPFTLVNEKPYPLDMRGELDDTAAFKNFNKWGNIEFPLPFGRILSPTESFIHSLDDKTSASLKFTILNPKGRIWTMVAGGGASVIYADTVGDLGYASELGNYAEYSGAPNEEEVLQYARVVIDCATEDPDGRKRALLIGGGIANFTDVAATFNGIIRALKEKESKLKAAQMHIYVRRGGPNYQTGLAKMRALGEELGVPIQVYGPEATMTGICKQAIDCIMSEA from the exons ATGGCGAGGAAGAAGATCAGAGAGTACCACTCCAAGAGGCTTCTCAAGGAGCATCTCAAACGTCTCGCCTCTATCGACCTCCAAATCCTCTCAGCTCAGGTTTCAATTCACCAACTTTTTAACATGTCTGTTCTGTTCTGTTCTGTTCTGAACTTGGATTCTTCGCAGGTGACAGAATCTACGGATTTCACTGAGCTGACAGACCAGCATCCATGGCTTTCGTCAACCAGATTGGTCGTCAAGCCAGACATGCTGTTCGGGAAGCGCGGCAAGAGTGGCTTAGTTGCTCTCAATTTAGACATAGCTCAAGTCGCCGAGTTCGTCAAAGCACGCCTCGGCGTTGAG GTTGAGATGGGAGGTTGCAAGGCGCCTATAACCACTTTTATTGTCGAACCGTTTGTTCCTCACGACCAAGAGTTTTATCTGTCTATTGTTTCTGAAAGGCTTGGCTCCACTATCAGCTTCTCCGAATGTGGCGGCATTGAAATTGAAGAGAATTGGGATAAG GTCAAAACTATATTCCTTCCGACGGAAAAACCATTGACTCCGGAGGCATGTGCGCCATTGATTGCTATACTTCCTTTGGAG ATTAGGGGGACAATTGGCGATTTCATAATGGGTGTGTTTGCTGTCTTCAAAG ATCTGGACTTCAGTTTTTTAGAGATGAATCCATTTACACTGGTGAATGAAAAGCCATATCCACTGGATATGAGAGGGGAATTGGATGACACTGCCGCATTCAAGAACTTCAACAA GTGGGGTAATATAGAATTTCCATTGCCTTTTGGAAGAATTCTGAGCCCTACAGAAAGCTTCATTCATTCCTTGGATgataag ACAAGTGCATCATTGAAATTTACTATATTGAATCCGAAAGGACGCATATGGACAATGGTAGCAGGAGGTGGTGCAAGTGTAATTTATGCTGATACG GTTGGAGATTTAGGCTATGCATCAGAGCTTGGAAACTATGCTGAGTATAGTGGAGCTCCGAATGAGGAGGAGGTGTTGCAGTATGCAAGAGTTGTAATTGAT TGTGCTACTGAAGACCCCGATGGCCGTAAGAGAGCCCTTCTTATTGGAGGTGGCATAGCAAACTTCACTGATGTTGCTGCCACATTCAACGGGATTATTCGAGCCCTGAAAGAGAAG GAATCAAAGCTTAAAGCAGCGCAAATGCACATATATGTCAGAAGAGGTGGTCCAAACTACCAGACTGGTTTGGCAAAGATGCGTGCATTGGGGGAGGAGTTGGGAGTACCAATTCAG GTTTATGGACCGGAGGCCACGATGACGGGTATCTGCAAACAAGCTATTGATTGCATCATGTCCGAAGCATAA
- the LOC114407520 gene encoding ATP-citrate synthase alpha chain protein 2 isoform X2, with amino-acid sequence MARKKIREYHSKRLLKEHLKRLASIDLQILSAQVTESTDFTELTDQHPWLSSTRLVVKPDMLFGKRGKSGLVALNLDIAQVAEFVKARLGVEVEMGGCKAPITTFIVEPFVPHDQEFYLSIVSERLGSTISFSECGGIEIEENWDKVKTIFLPTEKPLTPEACAPLIAILPLEIRGTIGDFIMGVFAVFKDLDFSFLEMNPFTLVNEKPYPLDMRGELDDTAAFKNFNKWGNIEFPLPFGRILSPTESFIHSLDDKTSASLKFTILNPKGRIWTMVAGGGASVIYADTVGDLGYASELGNYAEYSGAPNEEEVLQYARVVIDCATEDPDGRKRALLIGGGIANFTDVAATFNGIIRALKEKESKLKAAQMHIYVRRGGPNYQTGLAKMRALGEELGVPIQVYGPEATMTGICKQAIDCIMSEA; translated from the exons ATGGCGAGGAAGAAGATCAGAGAGTACCACTCCAAGAGGCTTCTCAAGGAGCATCTCAAACGTCTCGCCTCTATCGACCTCCAAATCCTCTCAGCTCAG GTGACAGAATCTACGGATTTCACTGAGCTGACAGACCAGCATCCATGGCTTTCGTCAACCAGATTGGTCGTCAAGCCAGACATGCTGTTCGGGAAGCGCGGCAAGAGTGGCTTAGTTGCTCTCAATTTAGACATAGCTCAAGTCGCCGAGTTCGTCAAAGCACGCCTCGGCGTTGAG GTTGAGATGGGAGGTTGCAAGGCGCCTATAACCACTTTTATTGTCGAACCGTTTGTTCCTCACGACCAAGAGTTTTATCTGTCTATTGTTTCTGAAAGGCTTGGCTCCACTATCAGCTTCTCCGAATGTGGCGGCATTGAAATTGAAGAGAATTGGGATAAG GTCAAAACTATATTCCTTCCGACGGAAAAACCATTGACTCCGGAGGCATGTGCGCCATTGATTGCTATACTTCCTTTGGAG ATTAGGGGGACAATTGGCGATTTCATAATGGGTGTGTTTGCTGTCTTCAAAG ATCTGGACTTCAGTTTTTTAGAGATGAATCCATTTACACTGGTGAATGAAAAGCCATATCCACTGGATATGAGAGGGGAATTGGATGACACTGCCGCATTCAAGAACTTCAACAA GTGGGGTAATATAGAATTTCCATTGCCTTTTGGAAGAATTCTGAGCCCTACAGAAAGCTTCATTCATTCCTTGGATgataag ACAAGTGCATCATTGAAATTTACTATATTGAATCCGAAAGGACGCATATGGACAATGGTAGCAGGAGGTGGTGCAAGTGTAATTTATGCTGATACG GTTGGAGATTTAGGCTATGCATCAGAGCTTGGAAACTATGCTGAGTATAGTGGAGCTCCGAATGAGGAGGAGGTGTTGCAGTATGCAAGAGTTGTAATTGAT TGTGCTACTGAAGACCCCGATGGCCGTAAGAGAGCCCTTCTTATTGGAGGTGGCATAGCAAACTTCACTGATGTTGCTGCCACATTCAACGGGATTATTCGAGCCCTGAAAGAGAAG GAATCAAAGCTTAAAGCAGCGCAAATGCACATATATGTCAGAAGAGGTGGTCCAAACTACCAGACTGGTTTGGCAAAGATGCGTGCATTGGGGGAGGAGTTGGGAGTACCAATTCAG GTTTATGGACCGGAGGCCACGATGACGGGTATCTGCAAACAAGCTATTGATTGCATCATGTCCGAAGCATAA
- the LOC114407519 gene encoding probable receptor-like protein kinase At5g18500: MGSNLNAELSKKTPIFGLKVWEIFGIVVGLSIIVILSVVSLCLTSRKKSRKDKDKIPLSQIPTVSKEIKEVRVEQVPTNVFAPRDGILLTIQDKSSDKESDKVMVHLGVGKMKNGDSGTHSDSFHYIEKDGGVSHSQSGEEGSSGTVTVYKQSSSYPITAPSPLSGLPEFSHLGWGHWFTLRDLELATNRFSKENVLGEGGYGVVYRGQLINGTPVAVKKILNNTGQAEKEFRVEVEAIGHVRHKNLVRLLGYCIEGTLRMLVYEYVNNGNLEQWLHGAMRHHGYLTWEARIKILLGTAKALAYLHEAIEPKVVHRDVKSSNILIDDDFNAKVSDFGLAKLLGAGKSYVTTRVMGTFGYVAPEYANTGLLNEKSDVYSFGVLLLEGITGRDPVDYGRPANEVNLVDWLKMMVGNRRSEEVVDPNIEVKPSTRALKRALLTALRCVDPDSEKRPKMGQVVRMLESEEYPLPREDRRHRRRNREGSGEIESQKEYSDTDRSEIQDSREERRG; the protein is encoded by the exons ATGGGGTCTAATCTTAATGCTGAATTATCCAAGAAAACTCCCATTTTTGGTCTAAAAGTTTGGGAAATATTTGGAATTGTAGTTGGATTGTCTATAATAGTCATTCTTTCTGTGGTCTCACTTTGCCTAACCTCAAGGAAGAAATCTAGAAAAGATAAAGACAAGATTCCCCTTAGTCAAATACCAACTGTCTCAAAGGAAATCAAGGAAGTGCGGGTTGAACAAGTGCCAACTAATGTATTTGCTCCTCGTGATGGAATACTTCTCACGATTCAGGATAAGTCCAGTGACAAGGAATCAGACAAGGTCATGGTTCATTTAGGTGTGGGGAAGATGAAGAATGGAGATAGTGGCACTCACTCAGATTCATTTCATTACATTGAGAAAGATGGAGGCGTTTCACACTCACAGTCAGGAGAAGAAGGTAGCTCTGGCACGGTTACAGTGTACAAGCAATCTTCTTCATACCCTATAACAGCTCCTTCACCTCTATCTGGCCTTCCAGAATTCTCTCACTTGGGTTGGGGTCACTGGTTTACCTTGAGGGATCTTGAACTTGCTACGAACCgtttttccaaagaaaatgtCCTCGGTGAAGGCGGCTATGGAGTGGTTTATAGGGGACAGTTGATCAATGGAACTCCAGTGGCAGTTAAAAAGATACTTAATAACAC AGGTCAAGCAGAGAAAGAATTTAGAGTAGAAGTTGAAGCTATTGGCCATGTCCGACACAAAAACTTGGTTCGACTTTTGGGGTACTGCATTGAGGGAACTCTCAG GATGTTAGTTTATGAGTATGTCAATAATGGAAACTTAGAGCAATGGCTTCATGGAGCTATGCGTCACCATGGATACCTTACGTGGGAAGCACGTATCAAGATTCTCCTTGGCACAGCCAAAGC GCTAGCGTATTTGCATGAAGCAATTGAGCCAAAGGTGGTGCACCGTGATGTAAAGTCAAGCAACATATTAATTGATGATGATTTCAATGCCAAGGTTTCTGATTTTGGCCTGGCCAAATTATTGGGTGCTGGGAAGAGTTATGTCACAACAAGAGTTATGGGAACTTTTGG ATATGTGGCTCCTGAATATGCAAATACTGGCCTTCTAAATGAGAAGAGTGATGTTTATAGCTTTGGTGTTTTGCTATTGGAAGGAATTACTGGTAGAGATCCAGTTGACTATGGTCGACCAGCAAATGAA GTGAACCTTGTTGATTGGCTGAAAATGATGGTTGGAAACAGGAGATCAGAAGAAGTGGTGGACCCCAACATTGAGGTGAAGCCATCCACCAGAGCTTTAAAACGGGCTCTCTTAACTGCTTTAAGATGTGTAGATCCAGATTCTGagaaaaggcccaagatgggcCAAGTTGTACGAATGTTGGAGTCAGAGGAATACCCTTTACCAAGAGAG GACCGAAGACACCGAAGAAGAAATCGAGAGGGTAGTGGAGAAATTGAGTCCCAGAAGGAATATTCTGACACAGACAGGAGTGAGATTcaggattcaagagaagaaagaagagggtGA